A window of the Brassica napus cultivar Da-Ae chromosome A2, Da-Ae, whole genome shotgun sequence genome harbors these coding sequences:
- the LOC106421591 gene encoding type IV inositol polyphosphate 5-phosphatase 9, producing the protein MLGSYKEVMWPRLVANKILRKSVGSNNFVADFPPDADELLLEAPGLVDEQPSFDSKSIFVNQHKTTNLNYKVHVSTWNVGGIVPEDGFDMEDLLETHKTPCDIYVLGFQEVVPLRASNVLGSDNNKVSAKWNSLIRETLNKSVATSDDRNKGINGVSQDFKCIISKQMVGILITVWVRGDLRPYIRDPSVSCVGCGVMGCLGNKGSVSVRFRLHETSFCFVCNHLASGGRDRDGRQRNSDVIEILSRSTFPRGTYLEDLPKKILDHDRVIFLGDLNYRISLPEEKTRLLVERKEWKTLLENDQLSMEIMNGQIFRGWQEGNVTFAPTYKYIPNSDLYYGCIAYKKDEKKRAPAWCDRIIWYGNGLKQHEYTRGEVKISDHRPVKAIFTTEVKVLRYSNKIRDLFFSERFEDRIDGYDQIDSKDYSWIST; encoded by the exons ATGCTTGGAAGTTATAAAGAA GTTATGTGGCCAAGACTTGTGGCCAACAAGATCCTAAGGAAAAGCGTTGGAAGCAACAACTTCGTTGCCGATTTTCCACCAGATGCTGATGAGCTGCTTCTAGAAGCTCCTGGATTAGTCGACGAACAACCTTCTTTCGATTCTAAATCAATCTTCGTCAATCAACACAAGACTACTAATCTCAACTACAA gGTTCACGTTAGCACATGGAACGTTGGTGGAATCGTGCCGGAGGATGGATTTGACATGGAGGATCTCTTGGAAACACATAAAACCCCGTGTGATATATACGTTCTTGG GTTTCAAGAAGTTGTGCCACTCAGAGCTTCGAATGTTTTGGGATCAGATAACAACAAGGTCTCTGCGAAATGGAACTCGTTGATAAGAGAGACCTTGAACAAGAGCGTGGCCACTAGTGATGATAGGAACAAGGGAATTAATGGTGTTTCCCAAGATTTTAAGTGTATCATAAGTAAACAGATGGTCGGAATCTTGATCACCGTTTGGGTCCGAGGCGATCTCAGGCCGTACATCCGTGATCCCAGCGTCTCCTGCGTTGGGTGTGGCGTTATGGGTTGCTTAGGAAACAAg GGATCAGTATCGGTTAGATTCCGGTTGCACGAGACGAGCTTCTGCTTCGTGTGCAACCATCTAGCCTCCGGTGGTCGCGACCGTGATGGAAGGCAAAGAAACTCCGATGTCATAGAGATTCTATCGAGATCGACTTTTCCTAGAGGCACATATCTTGAAGATTTGCCGAAAAAAATACTTGACCACGA CCGAGTTATTTTTCTGGGAGATTTGAATTATAGAATATCTCTACCTGAGGAGAAGACAAGATTATTGGTGGAACGAAAAGAATGGAAGACTTTACTCGAAAATGATCag CTAAGTATGGAGATCATGAATGGCCAAATTTTCAGAGGGTGGCAAGAAGGAAATGTCACATTTGCTCCAACGTATAAATATATTCCAAATTCAGATTTATATTATGGATGCATTGCATACAAAAAAGACGAGAAGAAACGAGCTCCTGCATG GTGTGATCGAATAATATGGTACGGAAATGGATTGAAGCAACATGAATATACTAGAGGAGAAGTGAAGATATCTGATCATAGACCCGTCAAAGCAATCTTTACCACAGAAGTTAAAGTGTTACGATATAGCAACAAAATTCGTGATCTCTTTTTCTCAGAGAGATTTGAAGACAGAATTGATGGATATGATCAGATAGATTCCAAAGACTACTCGTGGATTTCTACCTAA